In the genome of Amyelois transitella isolate CPQ chromosome 25, ilAmyTran1.1, whole genome shotgun sequence, one region contains:
- the LOC106141456 gene encoding alpha-crystallin B chain-like, giving the protein MILRLGAKLCPVLKSCVNQTRNIRPSIKIDKETFQLTLDVRQFDKEEVRVKARPEFIIVEGKQERKTKDGFVIRQFVRKFKLPIGCDPQTIKTTLSPNGILTVTAPRKFCEKNLPCERIIPISVGDDEEIDQKLIEPEKPSKEDLCAKYIADDRSKTKTDTNKDDKK; this is encoded by the coding sequence ATGATTCTAAGACTAGGAGCAAAATTATGTCCTGTTTTAAAATCGTGCGTTAACCAAACGAGAAACATCAGACCCTCGATAAAAATTGATAAGGAAACATTCCAGCTCACTTTAGATGTACGACAATTTGATAAAGAAGAGGTCAGGGTGAAGGCGAGACCGGAATTCATCATTGTTGAAGGTAAACAAGAGCGGAAGACGAAAGATGGTTTTGTCATAAGACAATTTGTCAGAAAATTCAAATTGCCTATAGGATGTGACCCACAGACTATTAAAACCACGTTATCGCCAAATGGAATTTTAACTGTAACAGCGCCAAGGAAATTCTGCGAGAAAAATTTGCCCTGTGAAAGGATTATACCTATATCTGTGGGAGATGATGAAGAAATTGATCAAAAACTTATAGAACCTGAAAAACCTAGTAAAGAGGATCTGTGTGCCAAGTATATAGCAGATGATagaagtaaaactaaaacagatACAAATAAAGATGATAAAAAATAG
- the LOC106137133 gene encoding protein lethal(2)essential for life-like — protein MSLLPFVFGYESPRYRHHWPSRLLDQDFGLSLTPDDMLTVVATPMMSSDYYRPWRQLAAAARDIGSSIKADKDKFQINLDVQHFAPEEISVKTADGFVVVEGKHEEKKDEHGYISRQFVRRYALPEGATPDAVESRLSSDGVLTITAPLKVPEAVKGERKVPIAQTGPVRKEIKDQSEGEKK, from the coding sequence ATTTGGGTACGAATCGCCGCGCTACCGCCACCACTGGCCTAGCCGGCTCCTCGACCAAGATTTCGGCTTGTCATTGACACCGGACGACATGCTTACAGTTGTTGCGACGCCTATGATGTCGTCAGACTACTACAGACCTTGGAGGCAGCTAGCGGCCGCAGCGAGAGACATCGGCTCCAGCATCAAAGCCGACAAGGACAAGTTCCAGATCAACTTGGACGTGCAGCATTTCGCGCCTGAAGAGATCTCGGTGAAGACCGCGGACGGGTTCGTGGTGGTGGAAGGCAAGCACGAGGAGAAGAAGGACGAGCACGGGTACATCTCGCGGCAGTTCGTGCGGCGGTACGCGCTGCCTGAAGGCGCGACGCCGGACGCCGTGGAGTCGCGGCTGTCTTCAGACGGCGTGCTGACCATCACGGCGCCGCTGAAGGTGCCCGAGGCGGTCAAGGGTGAGCGGAAGGTGCCCATTGCGCAGACAGGACCTGTGCGCAAGGAAATCAAAGACCAGAGCGAGGgggaaaagaaataa